Proteins encoded in a region of the Scomber scombrus chromosome 16, fScoSco1.1, whole genome shotgun sequence genome:
- the hsd17b8 gene encoding estradiol 17-beta-dehydrogenase 8, with translation MAATRLISRLTLVTGGGSGIGRAVCQRLASEGASVVVADISEESANETLGNLSTDLRGQGHMAAVVDVSSKESIKKLVTSIQARYFQPPSVCVNAAGITQDDFLLNMEEDHFDKVIQVNLKGSFLVTQAVAQALVACGAPKGSIITVGSIVGKVGNVGQVNYAASKSGVEGLTRTAAKELSRFGIRCNCVLPGFISTPMTDKVPEKVIYKMKSLVPMGRMGEPAEVADVCAFLASDDSRYITGVSLEVTGGLFMG, from the exons ATGGCGGCCACCAGACTCATATCAAGGTTAACGCTGGTCACCG GAGGGGGCAGTGGGATTGGACGGGCGGTATGCCAGCGTTTAGCCTCTGAGGGCGCCTCTGTGGTGGTTGCTGACATCAGCGAGGAGTCAGCCAATGAAACCCTGGGGAACCTGTCGACTGACCTCAGAGGGCAGGGTCACATGGCTGCCGTGGTGGACGTGTCGTCAAAAGAGAGTATAAAGAAGCTGGTCACAAGTATACAG gCTCGTTACTTCCAGCCtccctcagtgtgtgtgaatgcagcGGGCATCACTCAGGACGACTTCCTGCTCAACATGGAGGAGGATCACTTTGACAAAGTCATCCAGGTCAACCTGAAG GGTTCCTTTCTGGTCACTCAGGCTGTCGCTCAGGCTCTGGTGGCCTGTGGAGCACCAAAGGGATCCATCATCACTGTGGGGAGCATCGTGGGCAag GTGGGAAACGTCGGGCAGGTAAATTACGCCGCCTCTAAATCTGGAGTGGAGGGTTTAACTAGGACGGCAGCCAAAGAGCTCAGCAG GTTTGGGATTCGGTGTAACTGTGTGCTGCCAGGTTTTATATCGACTCCGATGACGGATAAAGTACCGGAGAAGGTTATAtacaag ATGAAGTCTTTAGTGCCTATGGGGAGGATGGGTGAGCCTGCAG AGGTCGCTGATGTCTGTGCCTTTCTAGCTTCAGATGATTCTCGATACATCACAGGAGTCAGTTTGGAAGTGacag GTGGACTTTTCATGGGCTGA
- the brd2a gene encoding bromodomain-containing protein 2a translates to MDMAVNPLLDSSHVGLEVGLMGVSTMDQGSGAAGKRIRKPSLLYEGFESPGMQGINQMNHSGPPQPLVKDPSRQGRMTNQLQFLQKVLLKSLWRHHFAWPFHEPVDTVKLSLPDYYKIIKIPMDMGTIKKRLENNYYRSASECMQDFNTMFTNCYIYNKPTDDIVLMAQSLEKAFLQKVAQMPQDELELGPPPPRIKPGKVGKKGRGGAVSGGVTTAHQVPAVSQSAYSPPTPETPDSILSTPPQTLLSKSLPITQATEQSTPTITGLPPTQPTAKKKGVKRKADTTTPITVAMPIMSTMGVSGISLGMGGGHDSPLTLTSLGMDHSSVMGMGQGLSLSQSMGMGMGMGIGMGMGRGTVMMNTNAAGGARRGVSGRPIKPPKKDLPDSILPTPVRRSKLSPQLRYCSGVLKELLTKKHAAYAWPFYKPVDATTLGLHDYHDIIKQPMDLSTIKRKMDSREYRDSQQFSADVRLMFSNCYKYNPPDHDVVAMARKLQDVFEFCFAKMPDEPPAPPSSSSSSSSSSSSSESELSSESEESESSPSSDSEEERANRLAELQEQLKAVHEQLTALSQGPIVKPKKKKEKKDKKKKKKVEKEKHRRIEEEITPVRPPKPPKVTKTPKTKSNRAAGVPVVPTKKAPSKKNNKSKSKKAGMMFNMPQAVPEPIVPHFDSDEEEETAPMSYDEKRQLSLDINKLPGEKLGRVVYIIQSREPSLRDTNPEEIEIDFETLKPSTLRELERYVMTCLRKKPRKPYAASKNSAGKSREELALEKQMELERRLMDVSGQLNSGKKPTKPKQEKPATEAHTQPSRLSASSSSSDSSSSSSSSSSSDTSESDSG, encoded by the exons CTCCCATGTCGGGCTTGAGGTCGGGTTAATGGGAGTCTCGACGATGGATCAGGGTTCTGGCGCTGCCGGAAAACGCATCCGGAAACCTTCCCTGCTTTATGAGGGCTTTGAGAGTCCCGGGATGCAAGGCATTAATCAGATGAACCATTCAGGACCTCCGCAGCCCCTGGTGAAAGATCCCAGCCGACAGGGGAGGATGACGAACCAACTCCAGTTCCTACAGAAAGTCCTGCTCAAGTCATTGTGGAGGCACCACTTCGCGTGGCCCTTTCATGAACCCGTAGACACTGTCAAGCTCAGCCTTCCT GACTATTACAAGATCATCAAAATCCCCATGGACATGGGCACTATTAAGAAGAGACTAGAAAATAACTACTACCGCAGTGCCAGTGAATGCATGCAGGACTTCAACACCATGTTTACCAACTGCTACATTTATAACAAG CCTACAGATGACATAGTGCTGATGGCGCAGTCTCTGGAGAAGGCGTTTCTGCAGAAAGTGGCTCAGATGCCCCAGGATGAGTTAGAGCTGGGCCCTCCCCCTCCACGGATTAAACCGGGCAAAGTAGGcaaaaaaggcagaggaggtGCAG TCTCTGGTGGAGTGACAACAGCTCATCAGGTCCCAGCAGTCTCCCAGTCAGCATACTCGCCCCCGACCCCAGAAACGCCTGACTCCATCCTCTCCACCCCACCACAGACGCTTCTGAGCAAGAGCCTGCCCATTACCCAAGCAACAGAACAGAGCACACCAACCATTACGGGTCTGCCTCCCACACAGCCCACCGCAAAG AAAAAAGGTGTGAAGAGGAAAGCAGACACAACCACCCCGATAACCGTAGCCATGCCCATCATGAGTACCATGGGCGTCAGCGGCATCAGCCTGGGGATGGGCGGCGGGCACGACTCCCCACTCACCCTCACTTCTCTGGGGATGGACCACAGCTCCGTCATGGGGATGGGTCAAGGCCTCAGCCTCAGTCAGAGCATGGGGATGGGCATGGGGATGGGCATCGGCATGGGCATGGGCCGTGGGACAGTAATGATGAACACCAACGCAGCAGGAGGGGCCAGGAGAGGAGTGAGTGGACGGCCCATTAAGCCTCCTAAGAAGGATTTACCAGATTCCATTCTGCCCACACCGGTGCGCCGCAGCAAGCTGAGCCCCCAGCTGCGCTACTGCAGCGGCGTCCTGAAGGAGCTGCTGACCAAGAAGCACGCAGCCTACGCCTGGCCGTTCTACAAGCCCGTCGACGCCACAACGCTCGGTCTCCATGACTACCACGACATAATCAAACAGCCCATGGACCTCAGCACCATTAAG CGGAAGATGGACAGCAGAGAGTATCGTGACTCCCAGCAGTTCTCTGCAGATGTCAGACTGATGTTCTCCAACTGCTACAAGTATAACCCCCCCGACCATGATGTCGTTGCCATGGCCCGAAAACTCCAG GATGTTTTTGAGTTCTGTTTTGCTAAGATGCCAGACGAGCCCCCGGCACCGCCTAgctcttcatcctcatcatcgTCGTCTTCGTCGTCATCCGAGAGTGAGCTAAGCAGCGAGAGCGAGGAGAGCGAGAGCAGCCCAAGCTCTGATTCTGAGGAGGAGAGGGCAAACCGGCTGGCAGAGCTGCAGGAACAG CTAAAAGCCGTACACGAGCAACTCACTGCACTCTCCCAGGGTCCCATCGTCAAACccaagaaaaagaaggagaagaaggacaagaaaaagaagaagaaggtggaaAAAGAGAAGCACCGGAGGATAGAGGAGGAGATAACACCAGTCCGGCCTCCAAAACCCCCCAAAGTCACCAAGACTCCGAAAACAAAGAGCAACCGAGCAGCGGGCGTTCCTGTGGTGCCGACGAAGAAGGCGCCgagcaagaaaaacaacaagagcAA ATCCAAAAAGGCCGGCATGATGTTTAACATGCCACAGGCGGTCCCCGAGCCCATAGTGCCTCACTTCGACTCcgacgaggaggaggaaacGGCACCCATGTCTTACGACGAGAAGCGTCAGCTCAGCCTGGATATCAACAAGCTGCCCGGCGAGAAACTGGGCCGCGTCGTTTACATCATCCAGTCCCGTGAGCCGTCGCTACGAGACACCAACCCAGAGGAGATCGAGATAGACTTCGAGACGCTGAAACCCTCGACGCTGCGGGAGCTGGAGAGATACGTCATGACATGTCTGAGGAAGAAACCTCGAAAGCCGTATG CGGCGAGTAAGAACAGTGCAGGCAAGTCCCGTGAAGAGCTCGCTCTGGAGAAACAGATGGAGCTGGAGAGAAGGCTGATGGACGTCAGTGGACAACTCAACTCTGGAAAGAAGCCCACTAAACCCAAAC AAGAGAAACCTGCAACGGAGGCTCACACCCAGCCGTCACGTCTCAGCGCCAGCAGTTCCTCCTCAGACTCCTCTTcgtcatcctcttcctcctcatcctcagacACAAGCGAATCAGACTCCGGCTGA